One Cryptomeria japonica chromosome 9, Sugi_1.0, whole genome shotgun sequence genomic window carries:
- the LOC131858392 gene encoding uncharacterized protein LOC131858392: MDWPVPTTVTEVKSFMGLVGYYKCFVEGFTRVAHPITSLPRKGTKLEWTKRCERTFQDLKRALTSAPVLVVPNPLADFMGKENVVAEALSRRHHEICSMSMDTYLRGCILQQLPEDEWYLEVESDGQLALEAIRILARQMPSLRGRELDQVRVQWDYYDEAKASWEDATQMRS; encoded by the exons atggattggccagtgccaactacTGTGACAGAAGTcaagagtttcatgggtctagtagGGTACTACAAATGCTTCGTTGAGGGGTTCactagggttgcacatcctattacatcccttCCACGAAAGGGGACTAAATTAGAGTGGACAAAAAGGTGTGAGAGGACCTTTCAAGATctcaaaagggcactcactagtgcacctgtTCTTGTTGTGCCAAACCCCTtagctgatttcatg gggaaagagaacgttGTTGCAGaagccttgagtaggagacatcatgagatatgctccatgtctATGGACACATATTTGAGAGGTTGTATATTGCAGCAGCTGccagaggatgagtggtatttagag gtggagtcggatgggcaacTAGCTTTGGAGGCCATCCGCATTTTGGCTCGCCAGATGCCATCTCTTCGAGGTcgagagttggaccaggttagggtccagtgggattatTATGATGAGGCTAAGgcatcatgggaggatgcaacacagaTGAGATcttag